The following nucleotide sequence is from Paenibacillus odorifer.
ACGAAGCAAAATGAATGGCATGATGAGGAATGAGACGACCGTATTAATCACAAAATGACAGCGGAGCAGCGATACTCCATTAGTGGGGATCGCTGCTCTTGTTATGCGTTACAGTGCTACCTAAACCCCCGAAACCCCGAAACCCCCCGGCCCCCCCGAAACCACCGATTACTCCTGCGAGACAAAGTTATGCGGACCCAGATGACGTTATTTGCAGATTTATTGCTTATTCGGCAGGGGTTCGGACTCCAGTGACGTTATTCCTTCGGAAACGCTCAATATAGGTAGCTTTTTATACCAATAGCGACTATGGGGTCCGATAAAATCCCAAAATAGCGATTATGCTGCGAATAAGGTCCACTGGGTCCGATAGCCTCATGAACTTTGTTCGCGCGAAAAGGTAATCTAGGGACGGGGTATTGTTGTTGCCTCAATGCTCCGGATGCCCCCGATGCCAGATGCCAGATGCCAGATGCTCCCGATGCCCCCATATGCCGACAACATTTCACATGTATACTTCCCGGCGACGGAGCGGCTACATAGAGAATCGGTTGTGATTTCTAACTGTGGATCAGCGGTTTTGCTTGCGATATTGCAAAGGCGAGCGTTTAACGATTTGCTTAAACACACGCCCGAAGTGGGCGATGCTGTCAAAGCCGGTATCCTCGGCGATGTTCGTAACTTTAGCGTTGGTGCTCTGCAAGAGACGTTGGGCTTCCTTGATCCGAATGTAGTTTAGATATTCTACGATAGTGAAGCCAGTCGTTTGCTTGAACACACGGCAGAGATAGGTGCTGCTGATGAAAAAAGTTTCAGATAGCCGCTCCAATGTAAGCTTTTCAGCATAATGTGCTTGTAAAAAATCGATAATTTCGTAGACTTTTAGCTGCTTCTCACTGCTCTCAGGGGCAATGGGCTCACGGCTTATTTCCTGTATTCTGTTCATTTCAATAAATAGTTGGATGAGTAGCGTCTGAAGATAGGGGATTTGCTGTGTCCGTGGTTCTGTTTGTTCTTTTAGCATGCTGAAAAGTAGATATTCAATGGCCCCCTGTTCATGTACTCCGGGCCGCAAAAGCAAGCTTTGTGTAGCCATAAATGGAAAATGCAGCTCGAAGTGCGCCAATGTCTTTTGCAGAAAGCTTTCCTCAAAGTTAATTAAGATCCGTTCATGGCTTGCAGAGCCTTTAGAGGTGGTACGATGGAGCTCGTTCTTGTTAATAAAAATCAGATCACCTTTACGCAAGGTGTAGATCAGATTGTTAATGTAATAACTGCGTTCCCCGGCGAGTAAATAATAAATTTCGTAAGTATCGTGATAATGGTCGGAATCCATGCTGAATGGACCGGCTCTTTTTATTTGCTCAATCATAAAAGGAGGCTGAGGCTCCTGTTCCATGCTAAATCTGCTCCTTTCAGATAATGTAGATAATATATGCAAAGTTTTTATTGTTTCTGCTAAGAATCGCTTAGATTCAGATGTATTTTATACTATACACTATAAGAAGAAAACGCTTTTAAATCAATAAGTGATGGAGTGATCCTGATGTCCAACAAGAAATATGCTTTCGTAGGAACCGGCGGCCGAGCGGAGTTTTTTTATGGTGAGATCACTACGAATTATCGTGAAACCTCTGAAATTGTAGCCTTTTGTGATGTGAATGGAGCAAGAATGGATTATGCGAACCGTTTGCTGGAGGAAAAATATAAATATCAAGCGGTTCCTACCTATAAAGCTCATGAGTTTGACCGTATGATTGAGGAAACCCAACCTGACACGGTAATTGTCACGAGTATTGACCGCACGCATCATCGTTACATTATCCGGGCGATGGAGCTTGGCTGCGATGTTATTTCGGAGAAACCGATGACAGTGGATGAAGAGAAATGTCAGGAAATTCTTGAAGCGATTGAGCGGACTGGGAAAAAGCTGCGTGTGACCTTCAATTACCGCTATGCACCACACAACACCAAAATCCGTGAACTCATTATGGACGGCGCGATTGGAGAAGTGCTTTCCGTCAACTTCGAGTGGCTGCTGAATACGCAGCATGGGGCGGATTACTTCCGCAGATGGCACCGTGATAAACGGAACAGCGGAGGTCTCTTGGTTCATAAATCCACACATCATTTCGATTTGATGAATTTCTGGCTGGGTTCGCGCCCGGATACGATTTATGCGATGGGCGATCTAAGATTTTATGGCAGAGAAAACGCGGAGAAGCGCGGGGTGACTGAGTTTTATCAGCGTGCTCATGGAAGTAGCGCGGCAGAAAATGATCCGTTTGCCCTGCATCTTAAAGACAACGAGCAGTTAAAGCAGATGTATCTGGATACGGAGCATGAGGATGGTTACCTGCGTGATCAAAGTGTGTTCGGTGATAATATCAGCATTGAGGATACGATGGCGGTTATGGTCAAATACAAAAATAAGACGATTATGAATTATTCACTTAATGCTTATCTGCCTTGGGAGGGCTTCATTGTAGTATTTAATGGAACGAAGGGGCGGATGGAAGTAAAGGTCGTCGAACAGTCTTATGTAAATGC
It contains:
- a CDS encoding AraC family transcriptional regulator, which codes for MEQEPQPPFMIEQIKRAGPFSMDSDHYHDTYEIYYLLAGERSYYINNLIYTLRKGDLIFINKNELHRTTSKGSASHERILINFEESFLQKTLAHFELHFPFMATQSLLLRPGVHEQGAIEYLLFSMLKEQTEPRTQQIPYLQTLLIQLFIEMNRIQEISREPIAPESSEKQLKVYEIIDFLQAHYAEKLTLERLSETFFISSTYLCRVFKQTTGFTIVEYLNYIRIKEAQRLLQSTNAKVTNIAEDTGFDSIAHFGRVFKQIVKRSPLQYRKQNR
- a CDS encoding Gfo/Idh/MocA family oxidoreductase, with amino-acid sequence MSNKKYAFVGTGGRAEFFYGEITTNYRETSEIVAFCDVNGARMDYANRLLEEKYKYQAVPTYKAHEFDRMIEETQPDTVIVTSIDRTHHRYIIRAMELGCDVISEKPMTVDEEKCQEILEAIERTGKKLRVTFNYRYAPHNTKIRELIMDGAIGEVLSVNFEWLLNTQHGADYFRRWHRDKRNSGGLLVHKSTHHFDLMNFWLGSRPDTIYAMGDLRFYGRENAEKRGVTEFYQRAHGSSAAENDPFALHLKDNEQLKQMYLDTEHEDGYLRDQSVFGDNISIEDTMAVMVKYKNKTIMNYSLNAYLPWEGFIVVFNGTKGRMEVKVVEQSYVNAGGNKEDEGALKDKRITVFPHFAAPYEVEIEEGVGGHGGGDPVMLRDIFERPLEDRFNRAASHVDGALSIMTGIAANRSIATGLPVKVDQLIKL